Genomic segment of uncultured Fibrobacter sp.:
AATAGTCGTCGGCATAGTCTGGGATAAACTCGCCCCAGCCATCACTGGTGCCACAACCGACCCCCACATCCAGGGAAGACCACTTGAAGGCACCAAAAACACGTTCAAATCGTTCCATCAAGTCCGCAAAGAACTCCTCGGGGAATTCGTCTTCAATGAGTACCGAACCGTCCATCGCCAAAAGTTCCCCCTCGGGAAGCTCTTCGAAACGACATTCGTACTCGTCCATCATCACGTCATCTACCGAATACCAGTCGCCAGAATCTTCACCGGGCAGGTCCATTTCCGGATACTGCTCCATCAAGGAATCGTATACGGCAGAAAGTTCATCGGTCGTTCCGACAAAACGCATCAGGATTCTACAACTCATAAAATCTCCATTAGAGCCCTAAATATAACCGTTTTCCGACATTTTCTTTAGAAAGACGGTTCCAAAGTAGCCTCTCAAAGCCGCCAGCAACTTCAAAAACGGAACTTTTTACCCCGTCAAATGGTGGAATATCACACAAAAAACGCAAAAATAATATTTTCATAAGATTTTTTCACGTTTTGGGGTTGCCGGAGCCCCCGAAATTTTATACCTTATAGTGCAGAACTCTTTGTTCTCCTCCTAACCCCCAAAAAACTGGCTCGGCTCTGCTGGGCCAGTTTTTTTAGCAGAAAAATGCTATTTTTAGGACACTATGAAAAAGTCAGTACCTATTACGCTGCTCACCGGTTACCTCGGAGCCGGAAAAACCACCCTCCTCAATTTTGTACTTAATAACCAGCAGGGTTACCACGTCGCCGTCATCGTGAATGACATCGGCGAAGTGAACATCGACCAGACCCTCATCGAAAAGGGCGGAAACATCACTAAGGAAGACTCCGGCAAGGTGGTGCCGCTTTCGAACGGTTGCATCTGCTGCAGCCTGAAGACCGACCTCTTGGAACAAATCGCCGAACTTCTGGAAATGGGCAAGTTCGACTACATCTTGATTGAAGCAAGCGGCATCTGCGAACCGATTCCTATCGCACAGACCATCTGCATGGCAGGCGCCCAGCTCCAGAGCCGCGACGGCCGCCCGCTCCCCTGCCACCTGGACAACATCGTGTCCGTGGTAGACGTGGCACGTCTCGCCGACGAATTCGCCGGTGGCCAGAAGCTTTTGTCCAAGGATCTCGAAGAAGAAGACATCGCCAACCTTCTTATCCAGCAGATTGAATTCTGCAACACCATCGTGATGAATAAGGTTGATAGTTTGTCTAAAACCGATCTGGAACACGTGAAGGCCGTGGTGCGCGCTTTGCAGCCCGAAGCCAAGATGATCGAGACGAACTACGGCAAGGTCGAAATGAAAGATATCCTGGACACCAAGCAGTTCGACTTCGAAAAGGTCGGAAATTCCGCTGCCTGGGCCAAGGAACTCATGAAAGAAACGTCCCCCGAAGATGAAGATGATGATGACCATGACGAACACGAACATCATCACCACGACCATGACGATGATGATCATGATGAGCATGAGCATCACCACCATCATGACGACGACCATGACCACGAAGATCATA
This window contains:
- a CDS encoding GTP-binding protein, coding for MKKSVPITLLTGYLGAGKTTLLNFVLNNQQGYHVAVIVNDIGEVNIDQTLIEKGGNITKEDSGKVVPLSNGCICCSLKTDLLEQIAELLEMGKFDYILIEASGICEPIPIAQTICMAGAQLQSRDGRPLPCHLDNIVSVVDVARLADEFAGGQKLLSKDLEEEDIANLLIQQIEFCNTIVMNKVDSLSKTDLEHVKAVVRALQPEAKMIETNYGKVEMKDILDTKQFDFEKVGNSAAWAKELMKETSPEDEDDDDHDEHEHHHHDHDDDDHDEHEHHHHHDDDHDHEDHSHCDHEHGVCHCGHHHDKDHPHGDEYGIGTFVYERRRPLIRERFEVLLDDYPTSIIRTKGLVWFEDERDNSYLFEQAGKQASAQNFGPWFASESEAEQKRILRENPDLLKVWDEKYGDRIIRLVFIGQHMDKKKIIAAMDSCLGE